CTCTGGCACGGTGAGGTCATCCTCGGCCACGACGGGCCGCTCGGCAAATACCCTGTCCTGGCGCTGGATCCGGAATTCGACGAGGACATCCGGCTGGCCCTGGTGGCCTTCGGCCCCAACAGCCTCGCGCTCGGCGGCCGGGCCTTCGACGATGTCGTCCTGCACACCTACTTCACCCCGGAAACGTTGCAACGCAGTGTGCGGACGGTGAAGGAGGCCGCCGAGCGCGCCGGTCGTGATCCCGGCAGCGTTCGGGTCTGGTCGTGCCTGGCGACCGTCGGTGATCACCTGCCCGAGGACGTACGGTTGAAGAAGACGGTGGGGCGGCTGTCCACCTACCTGCAAGGCTACGGCGACCTGCTGGTCGAGACCAACGGCTGGGATCCCGCCGTACTGAAGCGTTTTCGCGAAGATCCGGTGGTCACGGCGGTGCCGGGCGCTATCGACGGCAAGGCGACGACCGAACAACTCGAGCACATCGCCGGACTGTTCCCGGACGAGTGGTTCTCCGCCGCCGCCACCGGATCCGCGCGCGAGTGTGCCGATCGCGTCCGCACCGAATTCGACCTCGGCGCCGACCGCGTCATCATGCACGGGGCGACACCGGCGGAACTGAGCCCGATCGTCGCCGCCTACCGCGAGGGGGACGCGCGCGCAGGCGCGCGGCCCTCGCGCCTGTGACACATGACCGACGAATCGCTGCGGGAGAACCGATCATGCTCGACACCGCCACCCCGGAGCAGCGCCTGCTGCTCGACTCCTCCACCGATTTCATCGATCGGCACTGCCCGCTCGCAGCTGTTCGCGACCGCCGGTACCGGGCCCCCGGCCCGACCGCGGAGTACCGCCGCCGAGCTCGGCCGGCACGGTCGACCAGCGCGACAAGGTACTGCCGGCCCTGATCGGCGGGGAGCGGTCGGCCACGTGGGCCGCCGGGATCCCGCGGCTGCACGGCCCGCACGGCGAACTGCGCGCCTCCCCCGACGGCAGCGGAACATCCGGCGCGGCAACACTGTCCGGGACGACGACCTTCGTCACCGACGGCACGACCGCCGACGGGATCCTGGCCACCGCGACGAGCGCCGACGGTCCCGTCCAGTACCTGCTGCCCGCCGCGGCACCGGGTATCACGGTGACGGCGCTCGAATCACTCGACATCTCCCGCTCGTTCAGCGAGATCTCGTTCGAGGCGGCGCCGGTCCGGTCGACCGACCTGGTCGGAACACCCTGGGGGACAGCCGATCTGGTCGACACGCAGATCAGGTCCTCCGCGACGCCGAACACTGGAACCATCGGATCGGCTGACAGGTCGACAGGCGCTTCGCATCCACATCACCGGCAATGGTGGTAGGCGGCCACAGCGAATTCACCGCGATTACCGTCACCACGCAATTCCGCGGACAATCCCGGTGTGGTCAGCGAAATACCACAATAAAGTCCGGTGTTATCCGGTCGGGACCGTCCCGGAATGTCATACCACAAAGGCGTGCGGCTGCCGACAGTAGTACCCGTGGTAAGCTTTACCGTGCCTATTTCAGCCGATCCGGTCCGCTACGCCCCGAGATCGCGGTCGATGCCGGACAGCGGCGCAGCGAAGGCAACCCGGGCGACCGGAACACCCGAGATGAACCGGAGGTATGAGCGGGCATGGCCAAGCAGGGAACCGCAGACAAGCGGCCGAGGCGCGAGCGTGGCTCGCTGAATCCGGACGACATCATCGACGGCGCCTTCGAACTGGCCGAAGAGGTCTCGATCGACGGCCTGAGCATGCCGCTGCTGGGAAAATACCTCGACGTGGGTGTCACCAGCATCTACTGGTACTTCCGCAAGAAGGACGATCTGCTCGATGCCATGACCGATCGGGCACTGCAGAAATACATATTTCAGATGCCATTGCTCGCAACCGGTGATTGGCGCGAAACCCTCGCCGAGCACGCGCGCACGATGCGGCAGATATTCATCACGGATCCCATTCTGTGCGACCTCGTCCTGATTCGCGGGGTCATGAGTTCACAGGCGGGCCGTTCCGGGGCGGATATGACCGAGGCGGTGGTCAGCAGCCTGGTCCGCGCCGGGCTCGCCACCGACGACGCGTTCGACACCTATTCTGCCGTGCACCTCCTCGTCCGCGGTTCCGTTGTGCTGCAACGGCTGTACGACAAGAACAAGGAGCTGGACGGCAAGGCGAATGCCTACTACGAGAGGCTGATCATCGAGCCGGAGTCGACACCGCTGCTCGCGCGGGCGGCCGCCGAGGGACGCCGATCGGGCGTCCCGGACGACCACAACTTCGAATTCGGCCTGACCTGCATTCTCGACCATGCCGAGCGGGCGATCGCGGCCGGATCCGCGACGCAACCGGCCGAACGACCCGCCACCAAACGGCTTGCGAAGAAGACCGCCATCGCCGAGGTCACCGAGCACGCTGCCAACGCGCGCCGTTCGCGGAAATCGACCACAAGCCGCTGAACCTACCGCCGCGGGTGGCGAATCCGGACCACAGCTGGAATGGGTTGGTCAGCACCGCTTTTTCGTCCACGATGGGGACGAGCCCGGTGTGACCACGGCGAACTCATCGTGATCCCACCGGGCCCGATGACAACACGCGTCCGGCATCTGCCGCGGCCGCGCCGTCGCGGCAGATCCGGAAGCGGGTTGCGGACTACTTGGGCTGGAATCGCTGGGCGCCGTCTATCCGGACGACCTCGCCGTTGATGTAGGTATTCGCCAGCAGATGCTCGGCCAGGTTCGCGTACTCGTCCGGAGTGCCCAACCGCTTGGGGAACGGCACGGTCGCAGCGAATTTCGACAGCCCCTCCTCACCGATGAGTTCCATCAGCGGGGTGCGCATGGTGCCCGGGGCGATACTGTTGACTCGAATCTTGACCGCGGCCAGGTCCCGGGCGCCGGTCAGGGTCAGCGAGATGACTCCGCCCTTCGCGGCCGAATACGCCGACTGCCCCATCTGGCCCTCGTATCCGGCGATGGAACTCGTCATGACGATCGCGCCGCGCTCACCATCGGCTTTCGGCTCGAGCGTCGCGATCTTCGCCGCTGCCAGCCGCAGCACGTTGTACGTGCCGGTCAGATACAGGGCGATCGTGTCGGCGAAGCCCTTCAGGGGAGCCGGGCTGCCGTCCCGGCCGACCACCTTGTCCCGCACGCCGAAACCACCGTGCGCGATCACCGAGTACCGCAGGGTCCCCAGCGTGTCGGCCGCCGCCAGCGCCTCTTCGACCGCATCCTCGCTCAACACGTCCGTGCGCACATAGATGGCGCGCTCGCCCAGCTCCGCGGCGAGCGCGCTCGCCTTGTCGTCGGCGAGATCGGCGATGACGACGCCCGCCCCCGCGGCGTGCAGGTGGCGGACCGTCGCCGCACCCAGGCCGCCGGCGCCGCCGGTGACCAGAACAACTTCACCCTCGAACGACACTGTTTCTCCTCGATATGCGAATAATTATGTCCGACAGGCGATGTCGGCGTTCGGCCCGGTGAACACCGGTGCGACTACAGGTTTCAGGCCCCGACCCAGTTCGGGGTGCGTTTCTGAGCGAAGGCGATCGCCCCTCCCGTTCGTCAAGCCTCGCCGGCAATCTGCACACGATATTACTGTAATACTTACAGTAATAGAAGTTCATTCTTCCGTCCCGGTTTCACACCTCGACGACGATCGCTCCACCCTGACCGCCACCGGCACACATCGCCGCGACACCGATTCCGCCACCGCGCCTTCGCAATTCGTACAGCAAGGTGGTGACCATCCGGGCACCGGAGGCCGCAATCGGATGGCCCAGACTGCACCCGCTGCCGGAGAAGTTCACCAGATCCTCGTCCAAGCCGTACTCCCTGGTCGCAGCGATGGGCACCGAGGCGAACGCCTCGTTGATCTCCCACAGCGTGACGTCCGACGGGGACAGCCCCGCCCGGCCGAGCACCTTACCGATCACCCGGACCGCGCCGAGACCGGTATCACGGGGCGGGACAGCGGCATTCGCGACGGCACGGATCGTGCCGAGCACCGTCAGATGCTCCGCGGCGGCGAAGGCGTCGTCCACGACCACCACAGCTGCCGCGGCATCGTTGGTGCCGCTGCTGTTCCCGGCGGTGATGGAGAATCCCTCGATCTCGGGATGCAGCACCTTCAGCCCGGCCAGCTGCTCCAACGTGGTCCCCCGGCGCGGATGCTCGTCCACCGCGAAATCGGTGACCGAACCGTCGGCCCGCGCCACCTTCAGCGGCAAGATCTCCTCGAGGAACTTCCCGGCGTCGATGGCCGCGACGGCGCGCTGATGCGACCGCAAGGCCCAGGCGTCCATCTCCTCCCGCGAAATGCCCACGGCCCGAGCCGTATTCCAGCCGACGGTGATCGACATGTCCTTCGTCGGCGCGTCGGGCGTCTCGGGATGGCTCGGCGGAATCCACTGATCCACGAAGGTGAGCTCCGGCCCCGGGACGCGCATCTTCATCAGCGGGGTCATGGACAGCGACTGCACGCCGCCGGCGACCAGCACCCGCTCCCAGCCGGCGGCCACGTACGCCGCCGCGTCGGCGATCGCGGTGAGGCTCCCGGCGCAGTGCCGATTCACGGCCTGCCCGGGAACCTCGGCATAGCCACTGGCGACTGCGGCATGGCGAGCGAGATCACCACCGCCGTAATGCGATTCGGCGAGAATGATGTCGTCGATCACGGTGGGATCGACGCCCGCCCGGCGCACCACCTCCGGTACGACGGCGGCCGCGAGCGTCTCCGGCGGGACATTCACCAACGATCCCTTGAACGAACGGCCGATGGCGGTGCGGACGGCGCCGACGATGACAGGTCTTGGCATGGTCTCAACCTCTGTGGTGTCCGGCTGCCACACAGGGCAGCGTTCGGGAACTGCCGAAATTACTTACCGTATAACATACAGTACAATAATCGGTAGAATCCTGGGTCACATACGGTCACCGCCGACCAGGCACGTTCAGCCGTCGCAAGGTGCTCGGGGCGGGCCCCGCTTGTTGAGGATGACCTCCAGCGGGAAGTTCGAGGGACAGATGGCGGCGACCACGCCGACGGGCTCCTTCGGTGCACCATGATGGTGTGATCAACTGTAAATATTACCGTATAGTACTCAGCACGGTCGGGTCACCCAAAGCCGTCAGTTTGACCGTTGTGTCTACAGTAAGTCCAAGAGGAGGTTGCCGTGGACAAGAACGACATGATCCTGATCAGCGTCGACGACCACATCATCGAACCGCCGGACATGTTCGCGAACCACCTGCCGCGGAAGTACATCGCGGACGCGCCGCGGCTGATCCACACCGACGACGGCGCCGACGTGTGGAAGTTCCGCGACGTGACGGTGCCGAACGTCGCGCTCAACGCCGTCGCCGGGCGGCCGAAGGAGGAGTACGGCCTCGAGCCCGACGGGCTCGACGAGATCCGGCCGGGCTGTTTCGACGTCCACGAACGGATCAAGGACATGAACGCCGGCGGCGTGCTGGCCTCGATGAACTTCCCTTCGTTCCCCGGCTTCGCCGCCCGGCTGTTCGCCACCGACGATCCGGACTTCTCGCTGGCGCTGGTGCGGGCCTACAACGACTGGCACATCGATGAATGGTGCGGTGCGTACCCCGGCCGGTTCATCCCGATGGCGCTGCCGGTGAGCTGGGACGCCGACGCCTGCGCCGGCGAGGTGCGCCGCTGCGCTGCCAAGGGCGTGCACTCGCTGACGTTCAGCGAGAATCCAGCGGCGCTGGGCTATCCCAGCTTCCACGACGAGTACTGGAATCCGTTGTGGCGGGCCCTGGTCGAGACCGACACGGTGCTCAGCATCCACATCGGCTCGTCGGGGCGACTGTCGATCCCGGCGGTCGACTCACCGCCGGACGTGATGATCACCCTGCAACCACTGAATATCGTGCAGGCCGCCGCGGATCTGCTGTGGTCCCGGCCGATCAAGGACTACCCCGATCTGAAGATCGCGCTGTCCGAAGGCGGCACCGGCTGGATCCCCTACTTCCTGGAACGGGTCGACCGCACTTTCGAGATGCATTCCGCATGGACCGCACAGGATTTCGGCGGCAAGCTACCGTCGGACGTGTTCCGCGACCATTTCGTCACCTGCTTCATCAGCGATCCGGTCGGGATCAAACTGCGCCACCAGATCGGCATCGACAACATCACCTGGGAGATGGACTACCCACACAGCGACTCGATGTGGCCGGACGCTCCCGAGGTCCTCGAGCGGGTGCTCGCGGCCGAGAACGTCCCCGACGACGAGATCGACAAGATGACCCACCGGAACGCGATGCGGTGGTACTCCTTCGATCCGTTCACACACATTCCGCGAGAGCAGGCAACGGTCGGCGCGCTGCGGGCCGCCGCCGCGGGCCACGACGTCAGCATCCGTGCCCGCAGCCATCGGACCACCGACTCGGCGCACAAGCTCGAGGCCTTCCAGTCCCAGATCAGGGCGGCCACCGCGCATTCCCGTTGACAGGCAACCCATCCCGATCCCCACCGGGTTTGTCGTACCGACCGTACGACAAGCCCGGAAGAGCACCTACCCGGACACCTGCTTCTTCATCCCGTCGAGGGCGATGAGCACCGGCACACCGCATTCGGAGATCGCGTGCGCGTGTCCGAGCTGATGGATGTCGAAGACCGCCCGCACCGCGGCCGTGAACCCCTGGATGTCGAGGGTCTGGTTGACCGCTCGCTTGGCCATCCGCAGAGCGAAGGGATGTTTGGCGGCGATCTCTACCGCCAGCTGCCGGGTGGCCGATTCGAGATCGTCGCGGGGCACGACCCGGTTCACCATGCCGACCCGGTGGGCCTCCTCGGCATCGATCGGACGGCCGGTGAACAGGATCTCCTTCGCCAACCGCGCGCCGAGTTCCCAAGTGTGACCGTGGTATTCGACCCCGCCGATACCCATCGAGACCAGCCACTTCTGTTCGGGGTCACGGGTGTTCCACGTCCTCGGGTCGATATCGTGACCGGAGGAGAAATGTTTCCCGTTGCCGCGCAACACGATCACCCGAACCTCCGGATCGCGTTCGGCGCGCGTCCACGCCGCGTCCAGATCGTCCAGCATCGGCATGTTCTGGGCGTTGGCGAGTTCCGGGCGGTTCAGGGTGATCGTCGCGACGGCGTCTTCGACGTCGTACAGCACGAGATCAGCGCTCATGGTGGTACCTGTCCTTCCGTGGGCCGGGTCTCAGCTCGCCGCGGCCTTGGGCGGGGAGTAATTCGGTTTGCCGAGTCCGAGGACGTGCTGCGCGATCATGTTCCGGAACACCTCGAGCGTGCCGCCGTAGATCCCGCACAGCGGCGCCCAGCGGTAGAGGTATTCGGCGTCGCCGTCATCGATCGCGCCGGCGGTGTCGGCCGGCAGCAGCGAGGTGGGGCCGAGGATGTCCATCAGATCCGGCGCGATGTCGCGCATCGTCTGCGCGATCGCGACGCGGCCGAAGATGCTCGGCGTGCTCTGCGCCGCCTCCGCGCGGGCGAGGCTACGGCCCAGCCGCACCGCCACCGACGCGTCGTCGATGGGCCGCTGCCCGTCCGCTCCCGCCTCGGACAGGATCGCGGCGGCCTTATCGATCGTGGTCAGCATGTGCCAGCCCTGATGCCCCAGGATGGACACATCGGCCAAGCCGTCGGTCTCGGCGGCGACATTGCCGTGTTCCTCGTCCAGCGGACCGCGCAACACATTCCAGCCGTCGTTCACGTCGCCGAGCCGGTACCTGTCCGAGATCCGGACGTCGCTGTAATAGACGATATTCGTGCGGTCGCCGTCCACCGTGCGGATGCCCTGGATCTCGATCCCCGGGGTGTCGAGCGGAACCAGGAACATGGTGAGGCTCTTGTGTTTCCGCGCAGTGGGGTCGGTGTTGGTGATGAGGAAGACGTACCGGCAGTTGTGTGCGCCGGTGGTGAACATCTTGGAGCCGTTGATCACCCAGTGATCGCCGTCCCGGACCGCACGGGTCTTGCACGTGGCAACGTCGGATCCGCCTTCGGGCTCGGTGTATCCCAGGCACAGCCGGACCCGGCCGTCGCGCACCCCGGGCAACACCTCCGCCTGTAACGCCGGCGTTCCGTATCGGCGCACCGAGGCCGCGACAATCTGCGTGGTACCCCAGGTCACCCAGGGCACGTGCACCCGACGGCGCTCGAGCGCCCACAGCCGCCGCTGGACCCTCGTCAGGGTGTCATCGAATTCGGCGGCCAGCCAACCGTCGGCCCCCAGAGCCAGATGGACACCCTCGTCGAAATTGTCACCGGTCTCGCGGTCGCGGCGGCGTACCTCCGCCGTGACGTGCTCGGCCAGGAAGGCGCGAGCACGCGCGAGGAATGCCGAATCCGCTTCGGACAGCGGCACTGTCGAGAAATCCACGATGTTCTCCGATCTAGACCAGGGCCGGGCGCGACGAGCCCGAGACTTTGTCGGCGAGCAGGATTGCGGCCCGCCGGGCGCTGGCGGCCGGGTCGCCGCCGGCCAGCGGCCAGCCGCGGGCCCGGACCAGGTAGCCCGACGCCGCGGACTCCGCCGCCACGCCCAGACCACCCTGGATGTGTACCGCCATCGTGGCGGCTTTCGCGGCTTCCTCGGCCATGAACACGAAGGCCGCCGAGGCGAGTTCGTCACGGACGCCCGGCTCGTTGCCCAGGAACCAGGCCGCGCGCCGGGACAACGCACGACCGGACTGCACGGTGATGGCCATATTCGCCAGCGGATGCGAAATGCCTTGCAGCGTCGATATCGGGACGCCCAGGGTGTAGCGAGTGGTGGCGAATTCGGCGGCGATCCGGGTGGTCTCGTCGACCAAGCCGACCAGCGCCGCCGCCGTCAGCAACCGCCATTCGTCGAGTGCGGTGGCATAGTGCGCCGCGGCCTCGGCACCGGAGGCGACGACCTGCGATCCCGCCGCCGGGTCGATCCACGCCAGCGGCAACCGACCCAGATTGGCGACCGCGTCCGGCCGGCGGTCCGGGGTCAGCCGCACGATATCCGTGCCGCGCCGGGCGATGACCTCGTCAGCGGCGGCAGCGGCGGGGATCAACCGGGGCCCGGCCGAGATGTCCAGCCGCGCATCGAAAGTGGCGATGCGCTGTCCCGACACCAGATCCGCCGCATCGGTCGGCGCACCGAGTCGCGCCAGCAGCCTGGTCGCGCAGACGTGCTCGATCCACGGCACCGGGGCGAGGGTGCGGCCGATCTCCTCCGCGACCAGCACCAGGTCCACCAGAGTGGCCCCGTCGCCGCCGACCTCCGCCGGCAGCGCCATCGTGGTCGCGCCGGTGGCGCACAACTGTTCCCAGAGGTTCCGGTCGAAGCCGGTCGGTTCCGCGGCCCGGACGACATCGATCGGCGACCGAGTGGCGAAGAATTTCGCGTAGACCGCCTGTAATTCGGTCTGATCCGCCGACAGGCTGTAGTCCAGCCGCCGCAATTCGTAGCGGTCCATGCCGTTCTCCTTTTTCCGGCCGAGCGATGACACGTCACACATCGGCGGGTCGTTCGCCGAAGAAGAATTCCTTCGCGTTGTTGTACAGATAGTTGTCGAGTACCGCGTCCGGCAGGTCGAGAGCCAGCGCTTCCGGAATCACCCGGCGCTGCGACAGCACCGGCCAATCGGAGGCGAAGATGATCTGCTCCCGGCCGCGGGTACGCAGGTAGTGCAACAGGCTCTCGGGCAGCCGCTTCGGCGACCACGCCGAGGTCATCAGCCGCAGATTCCGGTATTTGATCAGTAACCGGATGGCCACGTCCCACCAGGGGTCGGCGCCGTGGATCATGCAGAGCTTCAGTTCGGGGAATCGCACGCAGACCCGGTCGAGGTGAATCGGATTCTGCACCTCGCCGGGCAACGGCGGGCCCGGTATGCCGGTGTTGAGGCACAGCGGCAGGCCCAGTTCGGCGCATTTGGTGTAGAGCGGATAGTAGACCGCGTCACTCGGCGGATAAATCCCGTCACCCCAGAAGCTGGGTCCCACCACCGCGTACGAGACCGGTA
This DNA window, taken from Nocardia sp. BMG111209, encodes the following:
- a CDS encoding enoyl-CoA hydratase-related protein → MSADLVLYDVEDAVATITLNRPELANAQNMPMLDDLDAAWTRAERDPEVRVIVLRGNGKHFSSGHDIDPRTWNTRDPEQKWLVSMGIGGVEYHGHTWELGARLAKEILFTGRPIDAEEAHRVGMVNRVVPRDDLESATRQLAVEIAAKHPFALRMAKRAVNQTLDIQGFTAAVRAVFDIHQLGHAHAISECGVPVLIALDGMKKQVSG
- a CDS encoding SDR family oxidoreductase; the protein is MSFEGEVVLVTGGAGGLGAATVRHLHAAGAGVVIADLADDKASALAAELGERAIYVRTDVLSEDAVEEALAAADTLGTLRYSVIAHGGFGVRDKVVGRDGSPAPLKGFADTIALYLTGTYNVLRLAAAKIATLEPKADGERGAIVMTSSIAGYEGQMGQSAYSAAKGGVISLTLTGARDLAAVKIRVNSIAPGTMRTPLMELIGEEGLSKFAATVPFPKRLGTPDEYANLAEHLLANTYINGEVVRIDGAQRFQPK
- a CDS encoding thiolase family protein, with the translated sequence MPRPVIVGAVRTAIGRSFKGSLVNVPPETLAAAVVPEVVRRAGVDPTVIDDIILAESHYGGGDLARHAAVASGYAEVPGQAVNRHCAGSLTAIADAAAYVAAGWERVLVAGGVQSLSMTPLMKMRVPGPELTFVDQWIPPSHPETPDAPTKDMSITVGWNTARAVGISREEMDAWALRSHQRAVAAIDAGKFLEEILPLKVARADGSVTDFAVDEHPRRGTTLEQLAGLKVLHPEIEGFSITAGNSSGTNDAAAAVVVVDDAFAAAEHLTVLGTIRAVANAAVPPRDTGLGAVRVIGKVLGRAGLSPSDVTLWEINEAFASVPIAATREYGLDEDLVNFSGSGCSLGHPIAASGARMVTTLLYELRRRGGGIGVAAMCAGGGQGGAIVVEV
- a CDS encoding acyl-CoA dehydrogenase family protein, giving the protein MDRYELRRLDYSLSADQTELQAVYAKFFATRSPIDVVRAAEPTGFDRNLWEQLCATGATTMALPAEVGGDGATLVDLVLVAEEIGRTLAPVPWIEHVCATRLLARLGAPTDAADLVSGQRIATFDARLDISAGPRLIPAAAAADEVIARRGTDIVRLTPDRRPDAVANLGRLPLAWIDPAAGSQVVASGAEAAAHYATALDEWRLLTAAALVGLVDETTRIAAEFATTRYTLGVPISTLQGISHPLANMAITVQSGRALSRRAAWFLGNEPGVRDELASAAFVFMAEEAAKAATMAVHIQGGLGVAAESAASGYLVRARGWPLAGGDPAASARRAAILLADKVSGSSRPALV
- a CDS encoding acyl-CoA dehydrogenase family protein; translated protein: MDFSTVPLSEADSAFLARARAFLAEHVTAEVRRRDRETGDNFDEGVHLALGADGWLAAEFDDTLTRVQRRLWALERRRVHVPWVTWGTTQIVAASVRRYGTPALQAEVLPGVRDGRVRLCLGYTEPEGGSDVATCKTRAVRDGDHWVINGSKMFTTGAHNCRYVFLITNTDPTARKHKSLTMFLVPLDTPGIEIQGIRTVDGDRTNIVYYSDVRISDRYRLGDVNDGWNVLRGPLDEEHGNVAAETDGLADVSILGHQGWHMLTTIDKAAAILSEAGADGQRPIDDASVAVRLGRSLARAEAAQSTPSIFGRVAIAQTMRDIAPDLMDILGPTSLLPADTAGAIDDGDAEYLYRWAPLCGIYGGTLEVFRNMIAQHVLGLGKPNYSPPKAAAS
- a CDS encoding TetR/AcrR family transcriptional regulator; translated protein: MAKQGTADKRPRRERGSLNPDDIIDGAFELAEEVSIDGLSMPLLGKYLDVGVTSIYWYFRKKDDLLDAMTDRALQKYIFQMPLLATGDWRETLAEHARTMRQIFITDPILCDLVLIRGVMSSQAGRSGADMTEAVVSSLVRAGLATDDAFDTYSAVHLLVRGSVVLQRLYDKNKELDGKANAYYERLIIEPESTPLLARAAAEGRRSGVPDDHNFEFGLTCILDHAERAIAAGSATQPAERPATKRLAKKTAIAEVTEHAANARRSRKSTTSR
- a CDS encoding TIGR03857 family LLM class F420-dependent oxidoreductase, with translation MTTSDTRTLDELGYYLLAGAAGQGPAALPGEARQGEQLGFGTAFISERWNVKEASSLVGAACAVTSHMQIATAATNHNTRHPLVTASWATTMHRLSGARFTLGIGRGVAAMYQAFGIPAVTTAQMEDWANVMRRLWHGEVILGHDGPLGKYPVLALDPEFDEDIRLALVAFGPNSLALGGRAFDDVVLHTYFTPETLQRSVRTVKEAAERAGRDPGSVRVWSCLATVGDHLPEDVRLKKTVGRLSTYLQGYGDLLVETNGWDPAVLKRFREDPVVTAVPGAIDGKATTEQLEHIAGLFPDEWFSAAATGSARECADRVRTEFDLGADRVIMHGATPAELSPIVAAYREGDARAGARPSRL
- a CDS encoding amidohydrolase family protein; amino-acid sequence: MNHRVIDCLVNVHFGETPQQPKWMQAVREDYFKGPPSMYAPVELDRLLDEMDEQGVERAILMDSVAKPSVTARKFAEARPDRFSLTIGGMNLLRPMAALRELTAVVHDLPVSYAVVGPSFWGDGIYPPSDAVYYPLYTKCAELGLPLCLNTGIPGPPLPGEVQNPIHLDRVCVRFPELKLCMIHGADPWWDVAIRLLIKYRNLRLMTSAWSPKRLPESLLHYLRTRGREQIIFASDWPVLSQRRVIPEALALDLPDAVLDNYLYNNAKEFFFGERPADV
- a CDS encoding amidohydrolase family protein; amino-acid sequence: MDKNDMILISVDDHIIEPPDMFANHLPRKYIADAPRLIHTDDGADVWKFRDVTVPNVALNAVAGRPKEEYGLEPDGLDEIRPGCFDVHERIKDMNAGGVLASMNFPSFPGFAARLFATDDPDFSLALVRAYNDWHIDEWCGAYPGRFIPMALPVSWDADACAGEVRRCAAKGVHSLTFSENPAALGYPSFHDEYWNPLWRALVETDTVLSIHIGSSGRLSIPAVDSPPDVMITLQPLNIVQAAADLLWSRPIKDYPDLKIALSEGGTGWIPYFLERVDRTFEMHSAWTAQDFGGKLPSDVFRDHFVTCFISDPVGIKLRHQIGIDNITWEMDYPHSDSMWPDAPEVLERVLAAENVPDDEIDKMTHRNAMRWYSFDPFTHIPREQATVGALRAAAAGHDVSIRARSHRTTDSAHKLEAFQSQIRAATAHSR